A genome region from Actinobacillus arthritidis includes the following:
- a CDS encoding 3-deoxy-7-phosphoheptulonate synthase, whose product MNTVVNQDSLHNVNITDEKVLLTPAELKAEFPLPEHLRKQIETSRREISNIIHKRDPRKLIVIGPCSIHDPVAAIEYGKKLKALADTVSDKLYIVMRVYFEKPRTTVGWKGLINDPKIDGTFDVETGLRVGRKLCLELAELGLPLATEALDPMTPQYLADLFSWSAIGARTTESQTHRELASGLSMAVGFKNGTDGGLAVAINALQSATQSHSFIGINQKGQVNLLHTKGNSDGHVILRGGKTPNFEKQYVEECELALRKAGLPEAIMIDCSHGNSNKDYRRQPLVAENALEQLLNGNSSIIGLMIESHLNAGNQSSDQPFSAMKYGISITDACIDWQTTEDVLTNFAEKLRQ is encoded by the coding sequence ATGAACACCGTAGTTAACCAAGATAGCTTACATAATGTAAATATTACTGACGAAAAAGTATTACTCACACCGGCTGAACTTAAAGCAGAATTTCCATTACCAGAACATCTGCGTAAACAAATTGAAACATCACGTCGTGAAATCTCAAATATTATTCATAAACGTGATCCACGCAAACTGATTGTTATCGGTCCCTGCTCTATTCACGATCCGGTTGCGGCTATCGAATATGGAAAAAAATTAAAAGCATTAGCCGACACCGTTTCAGATAAACTTTATATCGTGATGCGTGTTTATTTTGAAAAACCACGTACAACCGTAGGTTGGAAAGGCTTAATCAACGATCCGAAAATTGATGGGACTTTTGATGTTGAAACGGGTTTACGTGTCGGACGTAAACTATGCCTAGAACTCGCTGAATTAGGTTTACCACTTGCAACTGAAGCATTGGATCCAATGACGCCACAGTATTTAGCGGATCTGTTTAGTTGGTCTGCGATCGGTGCTCGTACAACCGAATCACAAACACACCGTGAACTCGCTTCTGGCTTATCAATGGCAGTCGGCTTTAAAAACGGTACGGATGGCGGTTTAGCAGTGGCAATCAATGCGTTACAATCTGCGACCCAAAGCCATAGCTTTATCGGTATCAACCAAAAAGGTCAAGTAAACCTATTACACACCAAAGGTAACTCAGATGGTCATGTCATTTTACGAGGCGGTAAAACGCCAAACTTTGAAAAGCAATATGTGGAAGAATGTGAATTAGCATTACGTAAAGCAGGATTACCAGAAGCAATTATGATTGACTGTAGCCACGGTAACTCCAATAAAGATTATCGCCGTCAACCATTGGTAGCGGAAAATGCCTTAGAACAATTATTAAATGGTAACAGTTCAATTATCGGTTTAATGATCGAAAGCCACTTAAATGCCGGTAATCAATCATCAGATCAGCCGTTTAGTGCAATGAAATACGGCATATCGATTACCGATGCTTGTATCGACTGGCAAACAACCGAAGACGTATTAACAAATTTTGCTGAAAAATTAAGACAGTAA
- the pyk gene encoding pyruvate kinase has protein sequence MSRKLRRTKIVCTMGPATDRGNNLEKIIVAGANMVRMNFSHGVPEDHIERANKVREIAAKLGKTVAILGDLQGPKIRVSTFKDGKIFLNIGDKFTLDADLPRGEGHQDAVGLDYKNLPNDVVPGDILLLDDGNVQLKVLSVEGVKVHTEVTVGGPLSNNKGINKLGGGLSAPALTDKDKEDIKLAAKIGVDYLAVSFPQSSADLHYARQLAQEAGLNAKIVAKVERAETVATEEAMEDIILGSDVVMVARGDLGVEIGDATLVGVQKRLIRRARKLNRVVITATQMMESMIKKPMPTRAEVMDVANAVLDGTDAVMLSGETANGDYPIETVKSMAEVCLGAETMPSINISRHRMEGKFASIDEAVAMSAMYTANHLEGVSAIIALTHSGETAKLMSRISSGLPIYALSRNQKALNLSALYRGVTPVFYDEESRTIDGAKKALALLKEKGYLMSGDVVLLTHGDELKEGGTNTCRILTVE, from the coding sequence ATGTCAAGAAAACTCAGAAGAACTAAAATTGTTTGTACTATGGGACCTGCTACAGACCGTGGCAATAACTTAGAAAAAATTATTGTCGCTGGTGCGAACATGGTTCGTATGAACTTCTCTCACGGTGTACCGGAAGATCACATTGAACGTGCAAATAAAGTACGTGAAATTGCGGCAAAATTAGGAAAAACAGTTGCAATCTTAGGTGACTTACAAGGTCCTAAAATCCGTGTATCAACTTTCAAAGATGGTAAAATTTTCTTAAACATCGGTGACAAATTCACATTAGACGCTGATTTACCACGTGGTGAAGGCCACCAAGATGCGGTTGGTTTAGACTACAAAAACTTACCAAACGATGTAGTACCGGGCGATATTCTTTTATTAGATGACGGTAACGTTCAATTAAAAGTACTTTCTGTTGAAGGTGTAAAAGTTCATACTGAAGTTACTGTTGGCGGTCCGTTATCAAACAATAAAGGTATCAATAAATTAGGTGGCGGTTTATCTGCACCTGCATTAACAGACAAAGATAAAGAAGACATCAAATTAGCGGCGAAAATCGGTGTTGACTATCTTGCAGTATCATTCCCACAATCAAGTGCGGACCTACACTATGCTCGTCAATTAGCACAAGAAGCCGGTTTAAATGCGAAAATTGTTGCAAAAGTAGAACGTGCTGAAACCGTTGCAACTGAAGAAGCAATGGAAGATATTATTTTAGGTTCTGATGTCGTAATGGTTGCACGTGGTGACTTAGGTGTTGAAATCGGTGATGCGACATTAGTTGGCGTACAAAAACGTTTAATTCGTCGTGCACGTAAATTAAACCGCGTAGTGATTACTGCAACGCAAATGATGGAATCAATGATCAAAAAACCTATGCCGACACGTGCAGAGGTTATGGACGTTGCAAACGCAGTATTAGACGGTACGGATGCGGTAATGCTTTCAGGCGAAACGGCAAACGGTGATTATCCTATCGAAACCGTTAAATCAATGGCTGAAGTATGTTTAGGTGCTGAAACAATGCCAAGTATCAATATTTCTCGTCACCGTATGGAAGGCAAATTTGCAAGTATTGATGAAGCGGTTGCAATGTCAGCAATGTACACAGCAAACCACTTAGAAGGCGTTTCTGCAATTATCGCATTAACTCACTCAGGTGAAACCGCTAAATTAATGAGTCGTATCAGCTCAGGTTTACCGATTTACGCATTATCTCGTAACCAAAAAGCATTAAATCTTTCTGCGCTTTACCGCGGTGTAACACCGGTATTCTACGATGAAGAAAGTCGTACGATCGATGGTGCGAAAAAAGCACTTGCATTATTAAAAGAGAAAGGTTATTTAATGTCCGGTGATGTTGTGTTATTAACACACGGCGATGAATTAAAAGAAGGCGGTACAAATACTTGCCGTATCTTAACAGTTGAATAA
- the sixA gene encoding phosphohistidine phosphatase SixA, translating to MNIWVMRHGEAGFNALTDSERSLTENGRKMALEQGIWLAERLMATERKLDKVIVSPFIRAKQTFEYLLQGVAKIDVNQEMCIKRHLEIWDGITPEGNLENVLNYLDFLRAEGATNILMISHLPLVYDLVSNLTMHQDSVHFYPAVIAELEWTTNLGKITLVKKL from the coding sequence ATGAATATTTGGGTTATGCGACATGGCGAAGCCGGTTTTAATGCGTTAACGGATAGTGAACGCTCTTTAACTGAAAATGGGCGGAAAATGGCTCTAGAGCAAGGTATTTGGCTTGCTGAACGGCTAATGGCAACTGAGCGAAAATTAGATAAAGTTATAGTGAGTCCTTTTATTCGTGCGAAACAAACCTTTGAATATTTGTTACAAGGTGTCGCTAAGATTGATGTAAATCAAGAGATGTGCATAAAACGTCATTTAGAAATTTGGGATGGCATTACCCCAGAGGGTAATTTAGAAAATGTATTGAATTATTTAGATTTTTTACGTGCAGAAGGTGCAACAAATATATTAATGATTTCCCATTTACCTCTTGTATATGATTTAGTCTCAAATTTAACGATGCATCAAGATTCGGTACATTTTTATCCAGCAGTCATCGCGGAGTTAGAGTGGACAACAAACCTAGGGAAAATTACTTTGGTCAAAAAACTGTAA
- the dusB gene encoding tRNA dihydrouridine synthase DusB has translation MRIGQYEFKNRIFLAPMAGITDQPFRRLCSKLGAGLTFSEMMSANPDVWHTEKSRLRLAHHEEIGVNAVQIAGSDPTEMAMAAKVNVEYGAQIIDINMGCPAKKVNKKMAGSALLREPDLVARILDAVVSAVDVPVTLKIRTGWDQENRNCLAIAQIAEKAGISALTIHGRTRACLFEGQAEYDSIKAVKQAISIPVIANGDITSAKKAKYVLDYTNADAVMIGRGSFGRPWLFKEVEQFLENEQIVDLSLMDKCQLMFKHIEELHQFYGEEKGYRIARKHVGWYMDQLVPDSNFRRTFNTLDSAKEQLIVLEDFIESIR, from the coding sequence ATGCGTATTGGACAATATGAATTTAAAAACCGTATTTTCCTTGCGCCTATGGCAGGTATTACCGATCAGCCTTTTCGCCGTTTGTGTAGTAAACTTGGAGCAGGTTTAACTTTTTCAGAGATGATGTCCGCAAATCCTGATGTATGGCATACGGAAAAATCTCGATTGAGACTTGCTCATCATGAAGAGATTGGCGTAAATGCAGTACAAATTGCAGGATCTGATCCGACTGAAATGGCGATGGCGGCAAAAGTAAATGTCGAGTATGGTGCTCAAATTATTGATATTAATATGGGATGCCCAGCAAAAAAGGTAAACAAAAAAATGGCAGGCTCTGCTTTATTACGTGAACCGGATTTAGTTGCTCGTATTTTAGATGCTGTTGTTAGTGCTGTTGATGTTCCTGTAACATTAAAAATTAGAACGGGGTGGGATCAAGAGAATAGAAATTGCTTAGCGATTGCACAGATTGCGGAAAAAGCTGGGATCTCAGCATTAACCATACATGGTCGTACGAGAGCTTGCTTATTTGAAGGGCAAGCCGAATATGACAGTATTAAAGCAGTAAAGCAGGCAATATCTATTCCGGTTATTGCTAATGGCGATATAACTTCTGCAAAAAAAGCAAAATATGTCTTAGATTATACTAACGCAGATGCGGTCATGATTGGTCGAGGCAGTTTTGGTCGCCCTTGGCTTTTTAAGGAAGTTGAACAATTTTTAGAGAACGAGCAAATTGTTGATTTATCTCTTATGGATAAATGCCAACTTATGTTCAAGCATATCGAAGAACTTCATCAATTTTATGGTGAGGAGAAAGGTTACCGTATTGCGAGAAAACATGTAGGTTGGTATATGGATCAATTAGTGCCGGACTCAAATTTTAGACGTACTTTCAATACGTTAGATTCAGCAAAAGAGCAATTAATAGTATTGGAAGATTTCATAGAATCGATTCGTTAG